The proteins below are encoded in one region of Aquisphaera giovannonii:
- a CDS encoding TlpA family protein disulfide reductase, whose product MKESGAAATEVARAESEAWARYCAAVAARADRLLLLAREHPDDPAAVEALRHVIMTTRGFPTDQARRAVDLLLRDHVRAGNISRITGTIFVLFDVPEAEQLLRAVLERNPSRDERGRACNDLADFLQTQAQVLRDRRDPSKSSKEYGGTWREGLIEALAKRTHPEALAKEAEAFYDRCVVEFADVPGVGYFEGRTIGDIARGKLSEIRDLAVGKVAPEIRGVDVEGHPFRLGESRGKVVVLIFSGNWCGPCRGLYPKERELVARLKGRPFALLGINTDEGRDTLRKSIRDAEITWPCWWDGGTGGPITTAWGVTSFPMIHVLDARGRIRFKDVRAQDLDRIVDALVAETEKPGP is encoded by the coding sequence TTGAAGGAGAGCGGGGCCGCGGCCACGGAGGTCGCCCGGGCGGAGTCCGAGGCATGGGCCCGGTATTGCGCGGCCGTCGCCGCGAGGGCCGATCGGCTCCTCCTGTTGGCGAGGGAGCATCCCGACGACCCGGCCGCCGTCGAGGCCCTGCGCCACGTGATCATGACGACGCGAGGCTTCCCGACCGACCAGGCCCGGCGGGCGGTCGATTTGCTCCTGCGTGATCACGTCCGCGCCGGCAACATCAGCCGGATCACGGGGACGATCTTCGTGCTGTTCGACGTCCCCGAGGCCGAGCAACTCCTGCGGGCCGTCCTGGAGCGGAACCCGAGCCGCGACGAGCGCGGTCGGGCGTGCAACGACCTGGCCGACTTCCTTCAGACGCAGGCGCAGGTGCTCCGCGATCGTAGGGATCCCTCGAAGTCGAGCAAGGAGTACGGGGGGACATGGCGGGAGGGGCTCATCGAGGCTCTCGCCAAGCGAACGCATCCGGAGGCGCTCGCGAAGGAGGCCGAGGCGTTCTACGACCGCTGCGTCGTCGAGTTCGCTGACGTCCCGGGCGTCGGCTACTTCGAGGGACGGACGATCGGCGACATCGCCCGCGGCAAGCTCTCCGAGATCCGCGACCTGGCGGTCGGCAAGGTCGCGCCGGAGATCCGGGGCGTCGATGTCGAGGGCCATCCGTTCCGCCTCGGCGAGAGCCGCGGCAAGGTCGTCGTCCTCATCTTCTCAGGGAACTGGTGCGGGCCCTGCCGGGGGCTCTACCCGAAGGAGCGCGAGCTCGTCGCACGCCTGAAGGGCAGGCCCTTCGCCCTGCTGGGCATCAACACCGATGAGGGCAGGGACACGCTCCGCAAGTCTATCCGCGACGCGGAGATCACCTGGCCATGCTGGTGGGACGGCGGCACCGGCGGCCCGATCACGACCGCCTGGGGCGTCACGTCCTTCCCCATGATCCACGTCCTCGACGCCCGCGGCCGCATCCGCTTCAAGGACGTGCGGGCGCAGGACCTCGACCGGATCGTCGACGCCCTGGTCGCGGAGACCGAGAAGCCGGGACCATGA
- a CDS encoding methyl-accepting chemotaxis protein: MSIDPSSPPPDPADGPRQPIVRPRRAPAPKAPPARRSRRAMASAGTLEQPQAMDGAPGQTPRDAAAEAEAGVRAMIEVTEAIIRAGTADEVARSVLDTVRRAFGWAYGSYWSVDAAEHVLAFAADSGRIDEEFQRHTRTARFREGEGLNGRAWRERDVVFVDDLGQLRDCSRAPLAARIGVRSAVALPIKVGGEVVGTMDFFALRALEISPARLNALRVIGQLASDKIANLGKQADLARIRQMVENAPINMMFADLDLIIRYMNPAAAQTLRRLEAHLPIRADQMIGHTIDVFHRAPEHQRRLLADPRNLPRKALINVGPERFELLVTAMVDHEGRYSGPMITWEVVTEKLAAKAREEELAANTSAINQLLMGLGRAGSGRDAIAAALATVRETFGWSYGSFWEVGPEDHALHFGQDSGSVGEEFRRVTAESRFREGEGLNGQAWQSRDLVFVPDLGEMKGCSRAPAARRNGLKSGVCIPILVAGRVAGTMDFFTEEKLEPSPARLDALRNVGRLVGSAMERLDQQAKIDRAKKELEAKVNQLMRVARAAAEGDLSVVVDVRGDDDMGRLGEALSEMIRDLKNIIGQIMESASQFAEGSRVVAESASYLSESAQNQAATVEEMSASIQQLSLAIVEINRNADSATGLAEKTTHLAKQGGDSVEQAIEAMVLIKKSSEQVSDIIQVISEIASQTNLLALNAAIEAARAGEHGLGFAVVADEVRKLAERSSAAAKEITALIKESTRRVADGAQLSEKAGESLARIVEGVRETASSIAKIAQATREQTEASTEVNKAIQNVSSITETNASSSEQLSASAEELGAQAASLKQVISGFKV, from the coding sequence ATGAGCATCGACCCCTCCTCGCCCCCCCCCGATCCCGCGGACGGGCCGCGGCAGCCGATCGTCCGGCCCCGGCGCGCCCCGGCCCCGAAGGCCCCGCCGGCGCGGCGATCGCGCCGGGCCATGGCGTCGGCCGGCACCCTGGAGCAGCCCCAGGCGATGGACGGCGCGCCGGGGCAGACCCCGCGGGACGCGGCGGCCGAGGCGGAGGCCGGCGTCCGGGCGATGATCGAGGTGACCGAGGCCATCATCCGCGCCGGCACCGCCGACGAGGTGGCCCGCTCGGTCCTGGACACGGTCCGCCGGGCGTTCGGCTGGGCGTACGGCTCCTACTGGTCCGTGGACGCCGCCGAGCACGTCCTGGCCTTCGCGGCCGACTCCGGGCGGATCGACGAGGAGTTCCAGCGGCACACCCGGACGGCCCGCTTCCGCGAGGGGGAGGGGCTCAACGGCCGGGCCTGGCGGGAGCGCGACGTCGTGTTCGTCGACGACCTGGGCCAGCTCCGCGACTGCAGCCGCGCCCCGCTGGCGGCGCGGATCGGCGTCCGCAGCGCGGTCGCCCTGCCCATCAAGGTCGGCGGCGAGGTCGTGGGCACCATGGACTTCTTCGCCCTCCGGGCCCTGGAGATCAGCCCCGCCCGGCTCAACGCCCTCCGCGTCATCGGCCAGCTCGCCTCGGACAAGATCGCCAACCTGGGCAAGCAGGCCGACCTCGCCCGGATCCGGCAGATGGTCGAGAACGCGCCCATCAACATGATGTTCGCGGACCTGGACCTGATCATCCGGTACATGAACCCGGCGGCCGCCCAGACGCTCAGGAGGCTGGAGGCCCACCTCCCGATCCGGGCCGACCAGATGATCGGCCACACGATCGACGTCTTCCACCGGGCGCCGGAGCACCAGCGCCGGCTGCTGGCCGACCCGCGGAACCTGCCCCGCAAGGCCCTCATCAACGTGGGGCCGGAGCGGTTCGAGCTGCTGGTGACGGCGATGGTGGACCACGAGGGCCGCTACAGCGGGCCGATGATCACCTGGGAGGTCGTCACGGAGAAGCTCGCGGCGAAGGCCCGCGAGGAGGAGCTGGCGGCGAACACCTCGGCCATCAACCAGCTCCTGATGGGCCTGGGGCGGGCGGGGTCGGGCCGGGACGCGATCGCCGCGGCGCTGGCCACGGTCCGCGAGACCTTCGGCTGGTCGTACGGGTCGTTCTGGGAGGTGGGGCCGGAGGACCACGCGCTGCACTTCGGGCAGGACTCCGGCTCCGTCGGCGAGGAGTTCCGCCGGGTGACCGCGGAGTCGCGGTTCCGCGAGGGGGAGGGGCTCAACGGCCAGGCCTGGCAGTCGCGGGACCTCGTCTTCGTGCCCGACCTCGGCGAGATGAAGGGCTGCTCGCGCGCCCCGGCCGCCCGCCGCAACGGGCTGAAGTCCGGCGTCTGCATACCCATCCTCGTGGCCGGCCGCGTGGCCGGCACCATGGACTTCTTCACCGAGGAGAAGCTCGAGCCCTCGCCGGCGCGGCTGGACGCGCTGAGGAACGTCGGCCGGCTGGTCGGCTCGGCGATGGAGCGGCTGGACCAGCAGGCGAAGATCGACCGCGCGAAGAAGGAGCTGGAGGCCAAGGTCAACCAGCTCATGAGGGTCGCCCGGGCGGCGGCGGAGGGGGACCTCAGCGTCGTCGTGGACGTCCGCGGCGACGACGACATGGGCCGGCTGGGCGAGGCCCTCTCGGAGATGATCCGGGACCTCAAGAACATCATCGGCCAGATCATGGAGTCGGCCAGCCAGTTCGCCGAGGGCTCGCGGGTCGTCGCCGAGAGCGCCAGCTACCTCAGCGAGTCGGCGCAGAACCAGGCGGCGACCGTCGAGGAGATGTCGGCCTCGATCCAGCAGCTCTCGCTCGCCATCGTCGAGATCAACCGGAACGCCGACTCGGCGACGGGCCTGGCGGAGAAGACCACGCACCTGGCGAAGCAGGGGGGCGACTCGGTGGAGCAGGCCATCGAGGCGATGGTCCTGATCAAGAAGTCGAGCGAGCAGGTCAGCGACATCATCCAGGTCATCAGCGAGATCGCCAGCCAGACCAACCTCCTGGCCCTCAACGCGGCCATCGAGGCCGCCCGCGCCGGCGAGCACGGGCTGGGCTTCGCCGTCGTCGCCGACGAGGTCCGCAAGCTGGCCGAGCGCTCCAGCGCCGCGGCCAAGGAGATCACGGCGCTGATCAAGGAATCGACCCGCCGCGTCGCCGACGGCGCCCAGCTCTCGGAGAAGGCGGGGGAGTCGCTGGCGCGGATCGTCGAGGGGGTGCGCGAGACCGCCTCGAGCATCGCCAAGATCGCCCAGGCCACCCGCGAGCAGACCGAGGCCTCCACCGAGGTCAACAAGGCCATCCAGAACGTCTCCAGCATCACCGAGACGAACGCCTCCAGCTCCGAGCAGCTCTCCGCCAGCGCGGAGGAGCTCGGCGCCCAGGCCGCCTCGCTCAAGCAGGTGATCTCCGGGTTCAAGGTCTGA
- a CDS encoding DUF433 domain-containing protein has translation MTFARITHDPRVMGGKPCSHGLRVTVGTVVGLLASGASRERILEAYPYLVVADLDEALAYAAWRLQEREEELVGR, from the coding sequence GTGACATTCGCGCGCATCACGCATGACCCCCGCGTCATGGGCGGCAAGCCTTGCAGCCACGGCCTGCGGGTCACCGTCGGAACCGTCGTTGGCCTGCTCGCCTCGGGCGCATCCCGCGAGCGCATCCTCGAGGCCTACCCCTACCTCGTGGTGGCCGACCTCGACGAGGCGTTGGCCTACGCGGCCTGGCGCCTGCAGGAGCGAGAGGAGGAGCTCGTCGGCCGATGA
- a CDS encoding chemotaxis protein CheW: protein MAPGPSQGASIAGLGRGDQPVIQLVGFRLDEEDYAIAITKIQEIILMKPITRLPEVPGFIEGLINLRGSVIPIVNLRKRFGLPARDIDDETRTIVVNVHDKTVGVVVDAVTQVMRINRDQVQPPPLGVLAVSQRYLAGLAKLDDRLLIILDIEKLFEADELAAAAATA from the coding sequence ATGGCTCCCGGTCCATCCCAGGGCGCGTCGATCGCCGGCCTCGGCCGGGGCGACCAGCCGGTGATCCAGCTCGTCGGCTTCCGGCTCGACGAGGAGGACTACGCGATCGCCATCACGAAGATCCAGGAGATCATCCTGATGAAGCCGATCACCCGGCTGCCCGAGGTGCCGGGCTTCATCGAGGGGCTCATCAACCTGCGCGGGTCGGTCATCCCGATCGTCAACCTGCGGAAGCGGTTCGGCCTGCCCGCCCGGGACATCGACGACGAGACCCGGACCATCGTCGTGAACGTCCACGACAAGACCGTCGGGGTGGTGGTGGACGCGGTCACGCAGGTCATGCGGATCAACCGGGACCAGGTCCAGCCGCCGCCGCTCGGCGTCCTGGCCGTCAGCCAGCGCTACCTCGCCGGGCTGGCGAAGCTGGACGACCGGCTGCTGATCATCCTCGACATCGAGAAGCTCTTCGAGGCCGACGAGCTGGCCGCGGCGGCGGCCACCGCCTGA
- a CDS encoding alpha/beta hydrolase family protein, giving the protein MSTLPRSWITPLALCAAAALTPPAPGQEKGQPRPAPDDVAHWQGTMKAGPREVTLVLNIRRDDKGVIRSATMDSPDEGLEGLALDSFKLADGKLSFGLKISGAKYEGKLSEDGKEAVGTWSQRGAKLPLTFRPTKAPKPVPKIVGPEQLWEGKLELGGGLKLRLVFHVGKAADGTPIAKMDSPDQGAKGLKVDSVAVDKASLKFELKALQGTYEGKLNADGTEAEGTWTQFGAKYPLNLKKTEKASETRRPQTPKGPFPYKSIDVSYMNKAGGVTLAGTLTVPQGAGPFPAALFITGSGAQDRDETLFEHRPFLVLADALAKRGVAALRVDDRGVGGSTGDTLKSTAEDTVGDVLAGIEFLKSRKEVDPARIGLVGHSEGGIIAPMVAARSKDVAFIVLMAGTGLPGDEIVYLQGRAILKNLGADEATQERTTELQRQLFGIVRAEKDEEAADAKVHAAMKAYLGTLPEDQRKAAEASEGVMETRLKLVRTPWFRDFMDRDPRPILAKVACPVLALIGEKDLQVPPKENLAEIEKALKSGGNTRFTARELPGLNHLFQTCKTGSLSEYNELEETLAPTAIATITDWIAETTAAKAR; this is encoded by the coding sequence ATGAGCACGCTGCCGAGATCGTGGATCACCCCGCTGGCGCTCTGCGCCGCCGCCGCCCTCACGCCGCCCGCCCCGGGCCAGGAGAAGGGCCAGCCGAGGCCCGCGCCCGACGACGTGGCGCACTGGCAGGGGACGATGAAGGCCGGGCCCCGCGAGGTCACGCTGGTCCTGAACATCAGGCGGGACGACAAGGGGGTCATCCGCTCGGCCACCATGGACAGCCCGGACGAGGGCCTCGAGGGGCTCGCCCTGGACTCGTTCAAGCTCGCCGACGGCAAGCTCAGCTTCGGCCTCAAGATCTCCGGCGCGAAGTACGAGGGCAAGCTGAGCGAGGACGGCAAGGAGGCGGTGGGGACGTGGTCCCAGCGCGGGGCGAAGCTGCCGCTCACGTTCCGGCCGACCAAGGCTCCGAAGCCGGTGCCGAAGATCGTCGGCCCGGAGCAGCTCTGGGAGGGCAAGCTGGAGCTGGGCGGGGGGCTGAAGCTCCGCCTGGTCTTCCACGTCGGCAAGGCGGCCGACGGGACGCCGATCGCCAAGATGGACAGCCCGGACCAGGGCGCCAAGGGCCTGAAGGTGGACTCGGTCGCGGTCGACAAGGCCAGCCTGAAATTCGAGCTGAAGGCGCTCCAGGGCACGTACGAAGGGAAGCTGAACGCCGACGGCACCGAGGCCGAAGGGACGTGGACGCAGTTCGGCGCCAAGTACCCGCTGAACCTGAAGAAGACCGAGAAGGCCTCCGAGACCCGCCGCCCGCAGACGCCGAAGGGCCCGTTCCCGTACAAGTCGATCGACGTGAGCTACATGAATAAGGCCGGCGGGGTCACACTCGCCGGCACGCTGACCGTGCCGCAGGGCGCCGGGCCGTTCCCCGCGGCCCTCTTCATCACCGGCTCCGGCGCGCAGGACCGGGACGAGACGCTCTTCGAGCACCGCCCGTTCCTGGTCCTGGCCGATGCGCTGGCGAAGCGCGGCGTCGCCGCCCTGCGGGTGGACGACCGGGGCGTCGGCGGCTCGACGGGCGACACGCTGAAGTCCACCGCCGAGGACACCGTGGGCGACGTCCTGGCGGGGATCGAGTTCCTGAAGTCGCGGAAGGAGGTCGACCCGGCGCGGATCGGCCTGGTCGGCCACAGCGAGGGGGGCATCATCGCGCCGATGGTCGCCGCCCGGTCGAAGGACGTCGCCTTCATCGTCCTGATGGCCGGCACGGGGCTCCCCGGCGACGAGATCGTCTACCTCCAGGGCCGGGCGATCCTGAAGAACCTGGGCGCCGACGAGGCCACGCAGGAGCGGACGACCGAGCTCCAGCGCCAGCTCTTCGGGATCGTCCGGGCGGAGAAGGACGAGGAGGCGGCCGACGCCAAGGTCCACGCGGCCATGAAGGCCTACCTGGGCACGCTCCCCGAGGACCAGCGCAAGGCCGCGGAGGCGTCCGAGGGGGTCATGGAGACCCGGCTCAAGCTGGTGCGGACCCCCTGGTTCCGCGACTTCATGGACCGCGACCCGCGCCCGATCCTGGCGAAGGTGGCGTGCCCGGTCCTCGCCCTCATCGGCGAGAAGGACCTCCAGGTCCCGCCGAAGGAGAACCTCGCCGAGATCGAGAAGGCCCTCAAGTCCGGCGGCAACACGAGGTTCACCGCCCGCGAGCTCCCGGGGTTGAACCACCTGTTCCAGACCTGCAAGACCGGCTCCCTCTCCGAGTACAACGAGCTCGAGGAGACCCTCGCCCCGACGGCGATCGCGACCATCACCGACTGGATCGCGGAGACGACCGCGGCCAAGGCCCGGTGA
- a CDS encoding type II toxin-antitoxin system Phd/YefM family antitoxin — translation MSTVTLQELQRDPAALLARVEAGERIVVSREGRAVAELRPIVPAPREPRPIGLAAGEFAVPADFDAPLPEDVLRTFEAP, via the coding sequence ATGAGTACCGTCACGCTGCAAGAGCTGCAACGGGATCCGGCCGCCCTGCTCGCGCGGGTCGAGGCGGGCGAGAGGATCGTGGTGTCCCGGGAGGGCCGGGCCGTCGCCGAGCTCCGCCCGATCGTCCCGGCCCCCCGCGAGCCGAGGCCGATCGGCCTGGCCGCCGGTGAGTTCGCCGTCCCGGCCGACTTCGACGCCCCCCTGCCCGAGGATGTCCTCCGGACCTTCGAGGCCCCATGA
- a CDS encoding CheR family methyltransferase gives MSADELTEDEFRRFCSLIYRSAGIRIADNKRVLIANRVRRRLRATGIDAFSAYYAFITSPAGAAEMPLFLDAITTNETYFYRDPQHYAWLAGEFLPGLAERARRHTHTRSVRIWSAACSTGEEPYSIALKALAARPILPGWKVHIVGTDLSGAVLASAKAGVYDDRAVHLVPDAERKKYFDEDAESRPRRWTVKGDVRSLVTWKLHNLMLPLREDPFDCIFLKNVLIYFDAESKKAVVRNVLAAMAKDAYLVVGPTEGIYTMLDPLTKVKPWLYQKQS, from the coding sequence ATGAGCGCCGACGAGCTGACCGAGGACGAGTTCCGCCGCTTCTGCTCGCTGATCTACCGGTCCGCCGGGATCCGGATCGCGGACAACAAGCGCGTGCTCATCGCCAACCGCGTCCGGCGGAGGCTCCGCGCCACGGGCATCGACGCGTTCTCGGCCTACTACGCCTTCATCACGTCCCCCGCCGGCGCGGCCGAGATGCCGCTGTTCCTGGACGCGATCACCACCAACGAGACGTACTTCTACCGCGACCCGCAGCACTACGCCTGGCTCGCCGGCGAGTTCCTCCCGGGCCTCGCCGAGCGGGCGCGCCGGCATACGCACACGCGGAGCGTGCGGATCTGGTCGGCCGCGTGCAGCACCGGCGAGGAGCCCTACTCGATCGCCCTGAAGGCCCTGGCCGCCCGGCCGATCCTGCCCGGCTGGAAGGTCCACATCGTCGGCACCGACCTCAGCGGCGCGGTACTCGCCTCGGCGAAGGCCGGCGTGTACGACGACCGCGCCGTGCACCTGGTCCCGGACGCCGAGAGGAAGAAGTACTTCGACGAGGACGCCGAGTCCCGCCCCCGCAGGTGGACCGTCAAGGGCGACGTGCGCTCGCTCGTCACCTGGAAGCTCCACAACCTGATGCTGCCCCTCCGCGAGGATCCGTTCGACTGCATCTTCCTGAAGAACGTGCTCATCTACTTCGACGCCGAATCGAAGAAGGCGGTCGTCCGGAACGTGCTCGCGGCCATGGCGAAGGATGCGTACCTCGTCGTCGGCCCGACCGAGGGGATCTACACGATGCTCGACCCGCTGACCAAGGTCAAACCCTGGCTCTACCAGAAGCAGTCCTGA